In the Topomyia yanbarensis strain Yona2022 chromosome 3, ASM3024719v1, whole genome shotgun sequence genome, one interval contains:
- the LOC131688182 gene encoding uncharacterized protein LOC131688182: MLHAGGRLLLSTVREEFWPLHERRLAHSTVRNCFRCTRLNPVPAQQQIGQLPVYRIIPSRPFSITGVDYAGPLYLKPIHKRASPTKAYISVFVCFATKAVHLELVSDLTTQAFLCALRRFIARRGRPAHIHSDNGKNFEGAKNEMGKLFAMLKNQNEIDEISSYCTEEGVTWHLNTPKAPHFGGLWEAAVKVAKKHLFRQLGPSRLSFEDISTVLTQVESMMNSRPLLPMSDDPNDLAALTPAHFLIALPDPDHHNIPVNRLDHYQQLQLHVQKCWKHWRSEYLQELLKDTTKHLRNEQILPD; this comes from the coding sequence ATGCTACACGCCGGTGGGCGCCTTTtattatcaacagtacgcgAGGAATTTTGGCCACTGCACGAACGCAGATTGGCGCACAGTACCGTACGAAACTGCTTTCGATGCACTCGACTCAATCCTGTACCTGCGCAGCAGCAAATTGGTCAGCTACCCGTCTATCGAATCATTCCAAGCCGTCCATTTAGTATCACCGGTGTAGATTATGCTGGCCCGCTCTATCTCAAACCAATCCACAAACGTGCCTCTCCGACGAAGGCCTACATTTCCGTGTTCGTCTGCTTTGCCACCAAAGCTGTTCATCTAGAGCTCGTGAGTGATTTGACAACGCAGGCTTTCTTATGTGCACTCCGTCGGTTCATAGCCAGAAGGGGACGTCCAGCGCACATTCATTCGGACAACGGCAAAAACTTTGAAGGGGCTAAAAATGAAATGGGAAAATTATTTGCTATGCTCAAAAACCAGAACGAAATCGACGAAATCTCATCGTATTGTACAGAGGAAGGAGTCACTTGGCATCTAAATACACCGAAGGCACCTCATTTCGGCGGATTATGGGAAGCAGCAGTCAAAGTGGCCAAGAAGCATCTATTTCGGCAGTTGGGTCCATCGCGCCTATCGTTTGAGGATATCAGCACAGTGCTCACGCAGGTTGAATCAATGATGAATTCACGTCCTTTACTGCCAATGTCTGATGATCCTAACGATCTTGCTGCTCTCACGCCGGCCCATTTTCTTATCGCCTTGCCCGACCCAGATCACCACAACATTCCGGTCAACCGACTGGATCATTATCAGCAGCTGCAGTTGCACGTTCAAAAATGTTGGAAACACTGGCGCTCAGAATATTTGCAGGAACTGCTAAAGGATACCACCAAGCATTTGCGGAACGAACAAATTTTGCCTGATTAG
- the LOC131688181 gene encoding uncharacterized protein LOC131688181, protein MPLSIETSASLQQPRENVFLLTVIVNVIDAFGHAHPARALLDSASQPNLISERVARILRMKRSPVNITVQGAGQLSKAIRESVYAQITSRKEDFSCGVNFLVMDKVTADLPAQTIDTKMWNIPKDLFLADPAFHKSQTIDMVIGTKHFYSFFPTASRIQLHGNLPLLVDSVFEWIVAGSTGSAFSIPSLTCTSNSCSVVAVSMVSLEESLERFWQMEELTTKDNYSTEERHCESFYQSTVARNSEGRYIVRLPRKQDFAVMLGQSKTNALRRFEFLERRLERDSSLKQEYHQFMQEYLQLGHMQLVKPEDTSCGIEYYLPHHPVVKESSTTTKVRVVFDGSAKTSTGFSLNDAFCVGPVVQDDLLAIILRFRTYPIALVGDVTKMYRQVLVHPNDTPLQRILWRFSPESPIQTYELRTVTYGLAPSSFLATRTLQQLTNDEGGSYRFGSKALRKNFYVDDFIGGAKSVDEAIHLRTELSELLEKGGFELRKWTSNRLHVLQGLNDDQIGTQSTLQFTPHETIKALGINWEPEGDFLRFDSHVQHRDEAPTKRSILSDIAKLFDPLGLIASVIVRAKILMQEMWLLSTGWDEPVPENVCHKWNKYHQELPKISAYRVTRYVFLPQSTIQLHTFADASESTYGACTYARCKDEMGNVRIQLLAAKSRVAPLKRLTLARLELCAAVLASHLHDRIKQAIDVEVSASYFWSDSAVTLQWIRSPPNTWQTFVGNRVSEVQHYTHGCQWMHISGCENPADLVSRGMSVEDFLKSTLWDQGPRWLSLTEGEWKTRTPPIVADDVLEVRHVVAAVQLNTSVNPLFLRWSSFTRLLHVIGYCIRFIANTRTRTRTQPPPTSNPARTLSVEELSKAKTLIVRLAQQEAFAPEIREL, encoded by the coding sequence ATGCCTCTTTCGATTGAAACGAGTGCTTCTCTCCAACAACCACGCGAGAACGTATTTTTGCTTACAGTCATCGTAAACGTGATCGATGCATTCGGACATGCACATCCAGCGCGAGCATTGTTGGACAGTGCATCGCAGCCGAATCTAATTTCAGAGCGTGTCGCACGAATTCTTCGTATGAAAAGGAGTCCCGTTAACATTACTGTTCAAGGTGCCGGTCAGCTATCCAAGGCGATACGTGAATCGGTATACGCCCAGATCACTTCAAGAAAAGAGGATTTTTCGTGCGGCGTTAACTTTCTTGTGATGGATAAGGTCACCGCCGACCTACCTGCACAAACCATCGATACAAAGATGTGGAATATTCCAAAGGACCTGTTCCTGGCGGACCCAGCATTTCACAAAAGCCAGACAATCGATATGGTCATCGGCACTAAACACTTTTACTCTTTCTTCCCAACCGCGTCTCGAATACAGCTGCACGGCAATCTTCCGTTATTAGTAGATAGCGTTTTCGAATGGATTGTGGCAGGCTCTACGGGTTCAGCTTTCTCTATACCAAGCTTAACATGTACCTCCAACTCTTGCAGTGTAGTAGCTGTATCGATGGTCTCTTTGGAGGAAAGTCTAGAACGATTCTGGCAAATGGAGGAACTAACTACCAAGGACAACTATTCCACCGAAGAACGCCATTGTGAGTCCTTTTACCAGTCAACGGTTGCGAGAAATTCCGAAGGACGATATATAGTTCGTTTACCCAGAAAGCAAGACTTCGCCGTTATGCTAGGCCAGTCTAAAACAAACGCATTGCGCCGATTCGAATTTCTAGAGAGACGTTTGGAACGAGACTCCAGTTTGAAGCAGGAGTACCACCAATTCATGCAGGAGTACCTCCAGCTTGGGCACATGCAGCTGGTCAAACCCGAAGATACTAGCTGTGGTATAGAATACTACTTACCCCATCACCCAGTAGTTAAAGAATCCAGCACGACGACAAAGGTTCGCGTCGTATTTGACGGCTCAGCAAAAACTTCCACTGGATTTTCGCTCAACGATGCTTTTTGCGTCGGACCAGTGGTTCAGGATGACCTACTCGCCATAATTCTTCGCTTCCGTACATACCCGATCGCCCTCGTCGGAGACGTGACAAAAATGTACCGACAAGTTCTAGTGCACCCCAACGATACTCCATTGCAGCGCATTTTATGGCGGTTCTCTCCAGAATCGCCTATTCAAACGTACGAATTGCGTACTGTGACCTACGGTCTAGCTCCGTCCTCCTTTCTCGCAACACGCACGCTTCAGCAATTGACAAACGACGAAGGAGGATCGTATCGATTTGGCAGCAAGGCTTTACGAAAAAATTTCTACGTCGACGACTTCATCGGCGGGGCAAAGTCGGTAGACGAAGCCATTCACCTCCGCACAGAACTTAGCGAATTACTCGAGAAGGGAGGATTTGAACTTCGTAAGTGGACATCAAATCGGCTTCATGTTCTGCAGGGATTGAACGACGATCAAATTGGCACCCAATCTACATTACAATTCACCCCCCATGAAACAATAAAGGCGCTTGGAATTAACTGGGAGCCGGAAGGAGATTTTCTACGGTTCGATTCGCATGTGCAGCATCGCGATGAAGCACCTACCAAACGTTCCATTTTATCGGATATTGCGAAATTATTCGACCCACTTGGCCTCATTGCTTCGGTCATAGTTAGAGCCAAAATTCTAATGCAAGAGATGTGGTTATTATCGACTGGTTGGGATGAGCCAGTTCCTGAAAACGTTTGTCATAAGTGGAATAAATATCATCAGGAGCTGCCCAAAATCTCTGCCTATCGAGTAACCCGCTATGTATTCCTTCCACAATCAACCATACAGTTGCATACATTTGCAGATGCATCCGAATCGACATACGGTGCATGCACATACGCCCGCTGTAAAGACGAAATGGGAAACGTAAGAAtccagcttctcgccgccaagTCACGAGTCGCCCCACTAAAGCGTCTCACCCTTGCCCGTCTTGAACTTTGCGCTGCTGTTTTGGCTTCGCATCTGCATGATCGCATCAAGCAGGCCATAGATGTTGAAGTTTCTGCCTCGTACTTCTGGTCGGACTCCGCCGTCACGCTGCAGTGGATTCGATCACCTCCAAACACTTGGCAAACGTTCGTAGGGAATAGAGTCTCTGAGGTGCAGCATTATACCCATGGCTGCCAGTGGATGCACATATCTGGTTGCGAAAATCCGGCTGACCTAGTATCCCGTGGAATGTCGGTAGAAGATTTTCTGAAAAGTACGTTGTGGGACCAAGGCCCCCGCTGGTTGTCACTGACCGAAGGAGAATGGAAAACTCGTACCCCGCCAATTGTTGCTGATGATGTACTCGAAGTGCGACACGTCGTAGCAGCTGTGCAATTGAACACATCGGTCAATCCGTTATTTCTTCGCTGGTCATCGTTCACTCGCCTGCTTCACGTCAttggatactgtatccgttTTATAGCCAATACACGTACAAGAACCAGAACTCAGCCTCCCCCCACATCGAATCCAGCGAGAACATTATCTGTGGAAGAGTTATCGAAAGCCAAAACGTTAATAGTTCGACTTGCACAACAAGAAGCCTTCGCCCCAGAAATCAGAGAGCTGTAA